GTGCCTGCTTGTTGATCGTCCAGCGTCCTATACGATGATAGGGGAGCGATGTCCGTAGAACCCTTTGGTGTCCTGGAACACCTGAAAGTCCTCTCTCCGAATCATGTCTACTTCCTGGCTTCCAAGGCCTTTGTCCTTCGGGGGTATGAATATTATGCCCAAGGAAGGCTCGAGTCTTATAGCTGGGACCGGACGCAGTCTATTTTGTCGGCTTCGGTGCGAGGGGCCACCCAGTATCTGGTTCGATTTGGTGTGCAGAACGGGCAGCTGACCTTTTCCTGTACCTGTCCGGTGTGGGCTCCGGAGTCGCAGTGTAAGCATGTCATTTGTGCTCTCCTGACCACAGTCAATCTGCTGCTTCCTGATACCTTTCGTATGCCCTCCTCCAGTTCCACTCAACGGACTTTACTCCTGCGGCAACTCATGGAACCGACTGGGAGCACTTTGGCCTCAAAACCCTCCATTCCGGCCACCCCTCCACGGTTTGAGATTACCCTCTGCAACCGCCACGGAGAGTCATCCATCCGCATTACCAACCATGGGAACATTTGCCATTCCTTTGCAGGGATGCCCACCGAGTTAGCCGTGCTGCTTCGGGCCACGCAGGATCCCGCATGGTCCGTCCAGGAAGGGTTACGGGATTTTCTGAAACATCACGGCCAGCATCATGCCTTGTTTTACGAGAATGCGGACGGACGATTTCCTTTAGAATGGGCACCGGATGCCTTGTATACCACTAAGACAGAACTGGACATTCTCGGGTCACAGGTTTCGATTGCCGCCTGTTGTTTACGCTTCGGAGAGGTGCAACCGAACTCATACGCCTGTCTGGGGTTTGCAGCTGATTTGAATGCCAAAAAGCTTGGGCCCCTCGAACATGAAGGTGGATGGGCCGTATACGATCTGCTGTATGAGAACAGTCAGCGGGAACAGGTTATTGAACCCGCGGACCCGCTCAGCCGTCCGTTGGCCCTGCCGGCGGCATCCCAGCATCGCGAAGGCTGGCTGTCATCGGAACGCCCCACTGGAATGGCGAGACCCACGTTTTCCATTCCGGTAGAACAATTTATCACCTTACAATTGGATATTCCCCTTCACGAGCAAGACCGAATTCTGCGTTCGGTTTTGCTCAAGTGTGCCGGGCAGGAGGTTCCACTTACTGATCACCGCCATTCCGGAACGGCACCGACCTATCAGTATCGCCTCACGTTCATCCCGGAGGCCATTCCGTTAGATGCCTCGGTGTTGGATTTGAGAACAGGAGTACTCCGCGCGGAATGTTGGCTCGGGGAAAGTCAGGGACAACCCAGTGTGCCTATTTTCAGGATATTTCCCTTTCTTGAACGAGCCAAAACCGTCTCGAGCGGATTGAAGGCGAAGAAACGCCGTGCACTCCTTTATGACACCTTTTTCCAATTGATCGGTCATCAGAAGCCAACGGATATCAGGAAACTGGTAAAGGCCTGCATTGCCCAGGATGAATTCCGTCCATTCAAGCTTAAAGCGGAGGCCGAACAGATCCTTCAGCGATTTTCCTCGCCCGCACTGGAGCCCAGTGTGCGGCTGGTGATCCACGACGGTCACTGGTGTGTGGTGATGAACGATTGGGCGAAAGAAGCCTTGCTCTATGCTATTCCGTATACGCTGTGGGGACCTTCGCTTTTTGAGGGAATGATGGAGCATGATGAAATGAGTCTGCCGCTGACCAACCTCTATCCCCTGCTTCCCGAGCTTCATGCAAAATTGCAGGAAGTCGGCATCGGACTATTCTATCAAGACCAGCCCATTACCACGTCGCAATGGGATTGCTCAATCGATGCCCGGCGGGCCTCCAGCATTGATTGGTTTGAACTTCGGCCGGAATTGTTGTGTGACGGGGTGCGGATTGAAGCGAAAGATATCGAAAAAATTCTTGAACGCGGTGGAATGATGGAGGCGGACGGCATCATTCGGATTGTGGACCAGAATACACAGGCCATTTTGCGCGCATTTGCCTTCCTCTCCAATAAGCCCAGTATGGAACACCGGGAGCAAAAGGCTGTCGTTCGTGTCCCGAAACTGCAAATTCTGGATTGGGTGGCCCTGAGAAAACGGGGGGTGACGGTCATTCTCCCTCCGGCAGATGAAGCCTTGATCAACCGGTT
The DNA window shown above is from Nitrospiraceae bacterium and carries:
- a CDS encoding DEAD/DEAH box helicase, which gives rise to MSVEPFGVLEHLKVLSPNHVYFLASKAFVLRGYEYYAQGRLESYSWDRTQSILSASVRGATQYLVRFGVQNGQLTFSCTCPVWAPESQCKHVICALLTTVNLLLPDTFRMPSSSSTQRTLLLRQLMEPTGSTLASKPSIPATPPRFEITLCNRHGESSIRITNHGNICHSFAGMPTELAVLLRATQDPAWSVQEGLRDFLKHHGQHHALFYENADGRFPLEWAPDALYTTKTELDILGSQVSIAACCLRFGEVQPNSYACLGFAADLNAKKLGPLEHEGGWAVYDLLYENSQREQVIEPADPLSRPLALPAASQHREGWLSSERPTGMARPTFSIPVEQFITLQLDIPLHEQDRILRSVLLKCAGQEVPLTDHRHSGTAPTYQYRLTFIPEAIPLDASVLDLRTGVLRAECWLGESQGQPSVPIFRIFPFLERAKTVSSGLKAKKRRALLYDTFFQLIGHQKPTDIRKLVKACIAQDEFRPFKLKAEAEQILQRFSSPALEPSVRLVIHDGHWCVVMNDWAKEALLYAIPYTLWGPSLFEGMMEHDEMSLPLTNLYPLLPELHAKLQEVGIGLFYQDQPITTSQWDCSIDARRASSIDWFELRPELLCDGVRIEAKDIEKILERGGMMEADGIIRIVDQNTQAILRAFAFLSNKPSMEHREQKAVVRVPKLQILDWVALRKRGVTVILPPADEALINRLLHFDQIEPIPLPHVVDATVRPYQQEGYQWLGFLYQHRLGACLADDMGLGKTLQAICLLAGIKEGLITSPEPIQGPHLVVLPPSLLFNWEHEISRFYPSLTVQSYTGKERRSSFAGADVVLTTYGLIRRDIAILEKIPFNVILFDEAQAVKNIVARTTGAARRLKGYFKCVMTGTPLENHVGEYYALMDLCVPGLLGDYEEIRGKMKAPSPALLETIMQRSRPFVLRRTKSQILKELPPKIETDLYLELTDRQKSLYQQTVTKIRSTIAAAYRSQTPAQARIIALTAILKLRQICLSPQLISPAHTEFSPKLECLLDRLKELLDEGHSALVFSQFTSFLDIVEQAFDAHEIPHVRLDGSTPTPTRKKLVQAFQEGASPSIFLLSLKAGGQGLNLTKASYVFHLDPWWNPAVENQASDRAHRIGQTQNVSIMRLLMRHTIEEKMMELKQKKLDLYHAVLEGATPHGGGASLSQKDFDFLLE